The sequence below is a genomic window from Neoarius graeffei isolate fNeoGra1 chromosome 4, fNeoGra1.pri, whole genome shotgun sequence.
TGAAAAATCAGCAGGAATTGCATGATGCAGTCATGTCACCAtgaaccagaatctcaaagggaTGTTTCGAGCATCTCGTGGAATCCATGTCATGAACAATTGAGGCTGTTTTGACAGCAAAGTGAGACCCGATTAGCAGTTAAATTAGACCcgagttcctaataaagtgtgtaTATCAAACATATTTGTGCTAGTTTGGATAAATGACATAGATATTCATTCTGTCTGAATCAGTCATACAACAGTGACCTTCACAAAACGTTCTCTGATAAAACTCCTCTACCTCCAATAGTGATGACGCCACCTTTTTTCCTATAATGATTTTACCACAAACATAACATCAAGCTGTCGTCTCTGAGCAAAAGTACGAGCGCTAAAGAGATTTGCACAGTACTGCAGTATTATTATACCACAGCAGTAATCAGAGGAGTTGTGAAACCACCAAATTAAGGAATCATTGCAAAGGCTTTATTCTTTGTATATTTCAAATCTAGATTTTTGGGCAATGTTTCACAAATTGGCTTGCCATTTAAaatctgtttttaaaaaaatgtcggTGTGGTGTCAGATTGATAGTGTGGCTAATATAAATTGTAATCCTGTACATGCTGGAGACTGCTTTGTATGTTGGGGATGCTGTGTGGTGTAAACATTTTAGAGGTTATTGAGTAGCCAGGCACCCTGTTGAGTTTTCTAAATATACATGCCGCTTTTCGTGTGTGTTCAGTCTGAAGCGGGAGGAGGAGCTGGAGTGGTTCCAGCAGGCCGAGGTGCTCTACTATAGCCTGGAGAGGAGTAATGCCTCTGCACCGCAGCTCAAGCACAACCCCTGGAGCCTCAAGTGCCACCAACAACACCTGCAGAGGATGAAGGAGAACGCCAAGCACCGCAACCAGTACAGTATCCTCCAAATGCTAAAGACCGCTGAGCAGCGTAGTGTTGTGCTGTCAGTTAAGCCCCATTCTGTGGGAGGGATGTTAAGATTTCTGTGAAGATGTCGAAAGCTCTGGTAgtaaaattgtttttgttttccctTGTATGGCGTAAGCACCGTAAATGAACGTGGTTTAAAATGTTTTCAGTCTGTACAGTTACAGGCTGGTTGCGTTGTAGATGCTTTGCTATAAGAGCCACAGCATTCTTGTAAAATTTAGTTTTTCTTGACCCAGCCCCTTCCAAGAGTTTATCTTGTTGGAGAACCTGACATGGCGTCACACAATGCCATGTGTTTTGGATCTGAAGATGGGCACAAGGCAGCATGGTGATGACGCGTCCGAGGAAAAGAAAGCCATGCAGATCCGCAAGTGCCAGCAGAGCACATCGGCCAGCATTGGTGTCCGTCTCTGTGGCATGCAGGTGAGCTTGCACTCACTCAACTTCTTACATTGCGTCTCTTGTACCATAGCAGAAATGTCAGCGAGAGGTCTTCTAGGGCAGTTCTTCAGCAGacaggccaaaattatgaaattactaaaattgccttaacttgtcagctcagtgatcttGCTTatgtatggaatccaaggcaaaatgtactgaagaccatatttaaaaatcatcaccgcagttatagcaatgtcgcttcagagaaatcttggtttgaattttcagaaatgaaagttcagtttttttctgacgtaattctgttactgacttttttttctttcctcataaaaaaaTTTTGCGTTCAAAGTTAAACAcagccaatttttctatgcttttttgtagggtcaaaagataccccatactgtgtgaaatttttatttaataccattatctcgaatactgcaactaaaaaaaaaaaaaagttaccacattttgctgtgaatgtaattccgttaccgaagaactaccctctacctttttgtttcatttgtcctgtccttgaAGCTgaattgcatttggccagcacaaATTGTATGTATGATTCGATAGTAATATGTACAGTGGGGTCTGAGACCACTAGtaacgagtgctctgagagctcaatatcccccgctacaatatattgcaaacgaaattgcagtatgcgtattactgtcttataacaaagcctttttccaagtttcgtgaaattcctccaaaaattatgagaggagttgatttcagaatgtgagaATCCTTTCCGGGACGGATGGACTTCGCCACGATatgatcccccttcgggcctttcggccagcaggggataaaaatgctTCTATTTTTCATCCTTTTCTAATTTACCTCTTCAGTTTTCATCACAAATTATAATACCGTCAGCAACTTGCGTGAAAATGCTGTGGGGTGGTTTAAGAAAACATAAGCTGAGCCTGCATAAATGATGATAACCTCTGTGTTGTAGTAATTCCACTCTTATTTTCTGCAGGTGTACCAGTCCAACTCAGGTCAGCTCATTTTCATGAACAAGTATCATGGACGCAAGCTGACGTTGGCTGGTTTTAAGGAGGCTCTGTTCCAGTTCTTCCATGATGGGCGGAGGTTGCGGCATGAACTCCTTTCCCCTGTGCTTCGGCGCCTTCGAGAAATGCAGGCCGCCCTGGAGGCGTGCGAGAGTTACCGCTTCTACTCCAGCTCACTCCTCGTTATTTATGATGGGGAACTGCCGTGCTCACGTCGCTCTACTGAGGACCGCCTCTCTGATGAAGagggagaagaggaggaggaggaggaagaggaggagcaaGGCGCTTTTGGGTTTCCTCACAGCACTGGAGGAGCGAGTGCGAGCAGCAGTAGTGGTGCTAGCAGTGGTGCTAATAGCAGCAGTGGGAACTCCAGGCCGGTGGTGGATGTGCGAATGATCGATTTCGCCCACACCACGTGCCGACACTACAGGGAGGACAGTGTAGTGCACGAGGGCCAGGACTCAGGATACATCTTTGGCCTACAGAACCTAATAACCATCATCTCTCAGTTAGAGGAACACGGTGCCG
It includes:
- the ip6k2a gene encoding inositol hexakisphosphate kinase 2a encodes the protein MSPAIEGMEPEQPMALEKGVLLEPFVHQVGGHSCVLRFGEQTICKPLIPREHQFYKSLPAAMRKFTPQYRGVVSVSFEEDEEGNLCLIAYPLHSDLGDLENVDPSSDLEPKNKMKWSNKMLLDNEGYSKERARHSRKDKDKSLKREEELEWFQQAEVLYYSLERSNASAPQLKHNPWSLKCHQQHLQRMKENAKHRNQYKFILLENLTWRHTMPCVLDLKMGTRQHGDDASEEKKAMQIRKCQQSTSASIGVRLCGMQVYQSNSGQLIFMNKYHGRKLTLAGFKEALFQFFHDGRRLRHELLSPVLRRLREMQAALEACESYRFYSSSLLVIYDGELPCSRRSTEDRLSDEEGEEEEEEEEEEQGAFGFPHSTGGASASSSSGASSGANSSSGNSRPVVDVRMIDFAHTTCRHYREDSVVHEGQDSGYIFGLQNLITIISQLEEHGAD